The sequence below is a genomic window from Cobetia sp. cqz5-12.
CCAGTAGCCATCGGTCATCATGATGGAATAGTTCTGCTGGCACATGCCGCCCTCATCCGCACTCAGAATGGGGGCCGAACGACCAGTGCTGGAGTAATACTCCCCGGCATTCTTGAGCGCGGTACGCAGAGGGGTGCCACCGGAGGGATAGGCGGTAAACAGCTCCTCCAGCAGGGCTTCACGTTCATCAGTATCCGTCATGTCCGCAACGTTGCGATTGTTGCGGCCCTGGATGGTGCGCAGCCCTACTCGGGACTCATTGGCGTTGATCACACCGGCCATGGCAGATTTGGCCACCAGCATGCGGTCGCGATAGTAGGTGAACCAGTTGGCGAAATTGACTTGCTGTGCCGCGGACAGATCTTCTACTTCAACGACATGATCTTCGTCCAGATACAGGCGCCCCGCACCATCCCGGTAGAGCCCGCATTCACCGTAGTCATAGTCCCCATCACCATTGTCGTCCCAGCGGACGTAGTAGGCGTCATCGCTCATCCTGGCCCAGCTGGTAGGCTCGTAGGGATCTTCACGGACATTCGACAGGCTCATGTTCTGATAGGCGATTCCCGCTCGATCAGCACCCGCCCAGGGGGTGTAGGTCAGCGCAGGATTGTAGGCCATGACATTGAAGCCCATACAGGCCCCGATCGCCCCGCCAAGATCCGTATAGGAAACGATACGATCATCGGCATCATGATTGTTTCTTACCGTAACAAGGCTCTTGGAATACACCCCTGTGTAACCCATCAGCGAGGAAGCCGGCTGGAGGCTCCAGTGTTCCACCCCCTTGTTGAGAGTATCTTCCCAGGCCATGCTGCCCGAATCATCCAGAATGAACAGGATATTGGGCTGGACCCCGGTCGCTTCCGTGACCGGGGCGCGGGCGATTTCCCCCGGGGCCGCCAGACAGGGCAAGGCGACAAGGCACAGGGCACCACTCAGCAGATAACGCATGTTCATGCTCCTCTCAGAAGTAAGGGCCCAGTTCCATCTCGCTTTGCACTACTGTCCAGGAGGCACCATTGCCGCCTCCTGTGCCCATCGCGTTGATACGGAAGGCATCCAGGCGCGTGCCCACCGCATTCACTTCGTTGCTGGCATTCAGCGGCGGCTCGCCGACCTTGCCCAGATACTCGATCACATAGGCCCCGATGACCGCGCCGGTATCACTGTCCAGCGTCTGGATACCGCTGGCTTGCCAATCCGCTTCCGAGAGCGGATTGATCGGCGGTGCATCCTCGGGTAGTGCCAGCATCAGGCCAGGCGAGTCATCAAAGCTGTTCAGGCTCCAGGTGCCATCCTCCAGGCTTTCCTGCAGCGCACGCTCACCGATGCTCAGGCTGGTTTCCGCGTTGTAATAGGACTGCTCGAAGTTTCGGCTGTTGACGGCCATGCGTGTCTGCAGCTGACTGTCCTCGACCCCTGTGACGGCCAGCAGACCGATCACGACCAGCATCACCAACACGATCAGCAAGGCGATGCCTTGCTGACGTGCTGGCCCCCGGGTGGCCGCGCAGACTCTGGACGGTGAAGACGATGCATTCATCAGCTGCCCCTCAGTTGAAGGTTGCGCGGTGTGAACGTGAGATTGAAGGTTCGCGTCAAACGGCCATCGTTATCCCCGCCCGGCACCACTCCCGGCAGGCTCTCGAGCGTCAGAGCGATCTCGATACGACGCACCTCATCCCAACGGCCTTCGCTGCGCA
It includes:
- a CDS encoding pilus assembly PilX family protein — its product is MNASSSPSRVCAATRGPARQQGIALLIVLVMLVVIGLLAVTGVEDSQLQTRMAVNSRNFEQSYYNAETSLSIGERALQESLEDGTWSLNSFDDSPGLMLALPEDAPPINPLSEADWQASGIQTLDSDTGAVIGAYVIEYLGKVGEPPLNASNEVNAVGTRLDAFRINAMGTGGGNGASWTVVQSEMELGPYF